The Ahaetulla prasina isolate Xishuangbanna chromosome 4, ASM2864084v1, whole genome shotgun sequence genome has a window encoding:
- the METTL17 gene encoding methyltransferase-like protein 17, mitochondrial: MAAMQHLRKACAHAGFTPLIVRRLATIVPNVSQVDNSSNFLSNVPHRKHPGILHLKCVMLPPELVQAVSFWVAQSPIRDLEKKSESLSNYLWSRKRPVELKDLRKKQLLLEQELRKDAEVLIQQKGGSLDENDEKLKQKLLIAIRKSIYHWEELKYTQELSFLYMVSRMDANYAAVSRAFHEIQKRVPDFQPKTLLDFGSGTGAVSWAAHSIWGESLKEYMNIDCSVPMLDLAEKLMQGISESQELCFPGVYFRQFFPVGPKMTFDIAVSAFSLNDLPTYGQRKATVKNLWKKTNHFLVLVENGTKEGHQMLMEARDVILKEADKVKEEAHVFAPCPHHLPCPRLLLDNPLPCNFLQQYQPLPLPWNPPHKTERFSFLILGRGSGKSMESWPRITQPVLCRKGHVHVHLCCADGTLQHAVVTSKKHSRDLYRCVWNSNCGDRLPILTSDKKSIVEDKSTLEDQINNSQKVNTAPCQDQN; encoded by the exons AGGTTGGCGACCATTGTTCCCAATGTTTCTCAAGTAGATAATTCTTCAAATTTCCTGAGCAATGTTCCTCACCGAAAACACCCTGGCATCCTCCATCTCAAGTGTGTGATGCTTCCGCCTGAGTTAGTGCAAGCAGTTTCCTTTTGGGTAGCCC aatcccccatacGCGATCTGGAGAAGAAATCTGAGTCTCTTAGCAACTACCTCTGGAGCCGCAAACGCCCGGTAGAGTTGAAAGACCTGCGTAAAAAACAACTCCTTCTGGAACAGGAACTAAGGAAGGATGCAGAAGTCCTGATCCAGCAGAAAG GTGGATCTCtagatgaaaacgatgagaagctGAAGCAAAAACTTTTGATTGCTATTCGTAAATCAATTTACCACTGGGAAGAGTTAAA ATATACTCAGGAGCTCAGCTTTCTGTACATGGTTAGCCGCATGGATGCAAACTACGCAGCAGTGAGCCGAGCTTTCCATGAA ATCCAGAAGCGAGTACCAGATTTCCAGCCCAAAACTTTGCTGGATTTCGGCTCGGGTACCGGTGCTGTCAGCTG GGCAGCCCATAGCATCTGGGGCGAAAGCTTGAAAGAATACATGAATATTGATTGCTCTGTTCCCATGCTGGACCTGGCAGAGAAACTAATGCAAG GCATCTCTGAATCCCAAGAGCTCTGCTTTCCTGGTGTATACTTCAGGCAGTTTTTCCCCGTTGGACCAAAG ATGACATTTGACATCGCAGTATCCGCTTTCTCTCTCAATGATCTGCCAACCTATGGTCAGAGGAAGGCAACGGTGAAAAACCTATGGAAAAAAACCAACCACTTTCTG GTTCTGGTTGAAAATGGAACCAAGGAAGGCCATCAGATGCTCATGGAGGCCCGAGATGTCATTTTGAAG GAGGCAGATAAAGTAAAAGAAGAAGCTCATGTTTTTGCTCCG TGCCCACACCACTTGCCCTGTCCTCGCTTGTTACTGGATAATCCTTTGCCGTGTAACTTCCTCCAGCAATATCAACCCCTGCCTTTGCCTTGG AATCCTCCACACAAAACCGAGAGATTTTCTTTCTTGATCCTGGGCCGGGGATCGGGGAAGTCGATGGAGTCCTGGCCTCGCATCACCCAGCCTGTCCTTTGCCGCAAAGGCCACGTCCATGTGCACCTGTGTTGTGCTGATGGCACCCTTCAACATGCTGTTGTGACATCAAAAAAACATAGCAG GGATCTCTATCGATGTGTCTGGAACAGTAATTGTGGAGATCGGCTTCCTATTCTGACTTCAGATAAAAAATCCATTGTGGAGGACAAGTCAACTCTCGAAGACCAGATAAACAATTCTCAAAAAGTGAATACTGCTCCGTGCCAGGATCAGAATTGA